One Actinoplanes missouriensis 431 DNA segment encodes these proteins:
- a CDS encoding complex I subunit 1/NuoH family protein, translating to MPLWLDLLIRVVAVMAAFLVLPLVVGQAEHKVMAHMQGRVGPMYAGAFHGWAQLVADGVKFVQKEDVTPREADRAVFRLAPIVALFPYLIVLLTVPLGPGGLVAQSLDIGLFLVLAVLGIGVVAVLMSAWSSANKYSLLGGVRGAAQLLGYELPLVLAAASVAMAAGTLSLPGIVEAWRPWWLIWQAPAAFVFFIAGLAEIRRPPFDMPIADSELVFGYMTEYTGLRFAFFLLAEYVGIVVIAALTTVLFLGGWHGPFADQLGWLWTLLKIFALSFVIIWLRVSYPRLREDQLQRLCWLILVPVSLAQLVLTVAVKALT from the coding sequence ATGCCGCTCTGGCTGGACCTGCTGATCCGGGTGGTCGCCGTGATGGCGGCCTTCCTGGTGCTCCCGCTCGTGGTCGGACAGGCCGAGCACAAGGTGATGGCGCACATGCAGGGCCGGGTCGGCCCGATGTACGCGGGCGCCTTCCACGGCTGGGCCCAGCTGGTCGCCGACGGCGTGAAGTTCGTGCAGAAGGAGGACGTCACACCCCGCGAGGCTGATCGTGCGGTCTTCCGGCTCGCCCCGATCGTGGCGCTCTTCCCGTACCTGATCGTGCTCCTGACCGTGCCGCTCGGACCCGGCGGCCTGGTCGCCCAGAGCTTGGACATCGGGTTGTTCCTGGTCCTGGCGGTGCTCGGGATCGGCGTGGTGGCCGTGCTGATGTCGGCGTGGAGCTCGGCGAACAAGTACAGCCTGCTCGGCGGCGTGCGCGGCGCGGCCCAGCTGCTGGGCTACGAGCTTCCGCTGGTCCTCGCGGCGGCGAGTGTCGCGATGGCGGCCGGCACGCTGAGCCTGCCCGGCATCGTCGAGGCGTGGCGCCCGTGGTGGCTGATCTGGCAGGCGCCGGCCGCGTTCGTCTTCTTCATCGCCGGCCTCGCCGAGATCCGCCGCCCGCCGTTCGACATGCCGATCGCCGACTCGGAGCTGGTCTTCGGTTACATGACCGAGTACACCGGTCTGCGCTTCGCGTTCTTCCTGCTCGCCGAGTACGTGGGCATCGTCGTGATCGCGGCCCTGACCACGGTGTTGTTCCTCGGCGGCTGGCACGGCCCGTTCGCCGATCAGCTCGGCTGGCTCTGGACCCTGCTGAAGATCTTCGCCCTGTCCTTCGTGATCATCTGGCTGCGGGTGAGTTATCCGCGCCTGCGCGAGGACCAGCTACAACGCCTCTGCTGGCTGATCCTGGTCCCGGTCTCACTGGCCCAGCTGGTCCTGACCGTCGCCGTGAAGGCCCTGACCTAG
- a CDS encoding NuoI/complex I 23 kDa subunit family protein has protein sequence MSDNGGRDVPGKGLLDGLAVTFKTMTKRSTTQQYPDVEPDLPPRSRGVIALSEENCTVCMLCARECPDWCIYIDSHKEEVVVPGAARARQRNVLDRFDIDFSLCMYCGICIEVCPFDALHWTPEFEYAETDVLSLLHDKDRLGEWMRTVPPPPAHDVLGEPSKEEATAARKAAGPGAATAAKTARPSSVRAAPPATAARAVPKPPGDAASPEQAP, from the coding sequence GTGAGTGATAACGGCGGCCGCGACGTGCCCGGCAAGGGCCTGCTCGACGGGCTCGCGGTCACCTTCAAGACGATGACCAAGCGGTCCACCACCCAGCAGTACCCGGACGTCGAGCCCGACCTGCCCCCACGTTCCCGCGGCGTGATCGCCCTGTCCGAGGAGAACTGCACCGTCTGCATGCTCTGCGCACGCGAGTGCCCGGACTGGTGCATCTACATCGACTCGCACAAGGAGGAGGTCGTCGTCCCGGGCGCCGCACGCGCCCGTCAGCGCAACGTGCTGGACCGCTTCGACATCGACTTCTCCCTCTGCATGTACTGCGGCATCTGCATCGAGGTCTGCCCCTTCGACGCGCTGCACTGGACGCCCGAGTTCGAATACGCCGAGACCGACGTGCTCTCCCTGCTGCACGACAAGGACCGGCTGGGGGAGTGGATGCGCACCGTGCCTCCGCCGCCGGCACACGACGTGCTCGGCGAGCCGAGCAAGGAGGAGGCCACGGCGGCGCGCAAGGCCGCGGGCCCCGGCGCGGCGACTGCCGCCAAGACCGCAAGACCTTCTTCGGTACGGGCGGCGCCCCCGGCAACCGCAGCGCGAGCCGTCCCGAAGCCACCCGGTGACGCCGCCTCCCCGGAGCAGGCCCCGTGA
- a CDS encoding NADH-quinone oxidoreductase subunit J family protein, giving the protein MTVSDVLLLALGALAVGSGALVVTSSHLVRSGLYLVVSLGAIAGLYLVLGAELVAWVQVLVYVGAVVVLLLFAVMLTRAPIGPSADLDRPAFPAILIGGGTGLGLAALFADAFHWVRYPEPEPGTAERVGEQIFGAWVLPFEVLSILLLSALVGAIILSRPDVGARTSLPGEGPVGEGPVEEGVDA; this is encoded by the coding sequence GTGACCGTCTCCGACGTGCTGCTGCTGGCGCTCGGCGCGCTCGCGGTCGGTTCCGGCGCGCTCGTGGTGACCAGCAGCCACCTGGTCCGGTCCGGCCTCTACCTGGTGGTGAGCCTCGGCGCGATCGCCGGCCTCTACCTGGTCCTCGGCGCGGAGCTGGTCGCCTGGGTGCAGGTCCTGGTCTACGTCGGCGCGGTGGTCGTGCTGCTGCTGTTCGCGGTGATGCTGACCCGCGCGCCGATCGGCCCCTCGGCCGACCTGGACCGCCCGGCCTTCCCGGCGATCCTGATCGGCGGCGGGACCGGCCTCGGGCTGGCCGCCCTGTTCGCCGACGCGTTCCACTGGGTGCGTTACCCGGAGCCCGAGCCGGGCACCGCCGAGCGGGTCGGCGAGCAGATCTTCGGCGCCTGGGTGCTGCCGTTCGAGGTGCTCTCGATCCTGCTGCTCTCGGCGCTGGTCGGCGCGATCATCCTGTCCCGCCCGGATGTGGGCGCCCGCACGAGCCTGCCCGGCGAGGGGCCGGTCGGGGAGGGGCCGGTCGAGGAGGGGGTGGACGCCTGA
- the nuoK gene encoding NADH-quinone oxidoreductase subunit NuoK: MHVVIPYVVGALLFGLGVYGVLRRRNAILVLMAVELMLNAVNLILVTADVSLRSALTGVAIESWARPGAATPGTGGVFALFVIVLAAAEVGVGLAIVLQYYRMRKAVITDEVRLDTELSGDGTLSGDDEERVAG, translated from the coding sequence ATGCACGTCGTCATCCCGTACGTGGTGGGCGCCCTGCTCTTCGGCCTCGGCGTCTACGGCGTGCTGCGCCGGCGCAACGCGATCCTGGTCCTGATGGCCGTCGAGCTGATGCTCAACGCGGTGAACCTGATCCTGGTGACCGCGGACGTCTCGCTGCGGTCCGCGCTGACCGGCGTCGCGATCGAGTCGTGGGCCCGGCCCGGCGCGGCCACCCCCGGCACGGGCGGTGTCTTCGCCCTGTTCGTGATCGTGCTGGCGGCCGCCGAGGTGGGTGTCGGCCTCGCGATCGTCCTGCAGTACTACCGGATGCGGAAAGCTGTGATCACCGACGAGGTGCGGCTGGACACCGAGCTCTCCGGGGACGGCACACTCTCCGGGGACGACGAGGAACGGGTGGCCGGGTGA
- a CDS encoding NADH-quinone oxidoreductase subunit 5 family protein gives MSVDVAGPLLPLVPLLCGLLGLLLPAGDGAGPRRRIAAGLGIAGAAAALLLAIRLLVAGSEPFETGLEIARFGDFAVSFGVAISPAVVYVALAVSLVALLVQVYSVTYLHDDPRYAPYAAQVSLFTGAMLLVVTSHDLIVLLVGWEVMGACSYLLIGHDRRLPEAPAAAGKAFLVTRVGDVGFLLGIAVLITQAGSTRLDQVTTYPYDAGTLTAALLLILAGVAGKSAQFPLHTWLPDAMAGPTPISALIHAATMVAAGVYVVFRLYPLYEQSPAALAVLGLMAAITILLGALAATAQDDLKRVLAWSTVSQIGYMTAALAVGSPAAALFHLLTHAAFKALLFLAAGAVIHAVGSGLLSRMGGLRTSMPVTFWSFVIGLGALAGVPPLAGFWSKETVLTAAAHATEGTEPIPVWAGWVVWLAALLAVGITAWYATRLLLRAFFGVSREHGPEGPDWEIGFDDARYQVPRTPHDPPWPMRGPLLVLLVPSALLGLAAYAPGFRTSLELEDPHLGVAVALPMLLLVAGAGVAWWIWWAVPGADPALALGRARPLFADGFHLDAVQHRYVVVPVRYLARWVTTGDEKIVDAAVMGAGARTRGLGGLFAEVHRIALPGAALLVLLGGLVLGIVAWLGALA, from the coding sequence GTGAGCGTCGACGTCGCCGGGCCGCTGCTTCCCCTCGTACCCCTGCTCTGTGGTCTTCTCGGACTCCTGCTGCCGGCCGGCGACGGCGCGGGACCACGCAGGCGGATCGCCGCCGGTCTCGGCATCGCCGGGGCGGCGGCCGCGCTGCTCCTCGCGATCAGGCTGCTCGTCGCGGGCAGCGAACCGTTCGAGACCGGGCTGGAGATCGCGCGGTTCGGCGACTTCGCGGTCAGTTTCGGGGTCGCGATCAGCCCGGCCGTGGTCTACGTCGCGCTGGCGGTGAGCCTCGTCGCGCTGCTCGTGCAGGTCTACTCGGTCACCTACCTGCACGACGACCCCCGGTACGCGCCCTACGCCGCCCAGGTCAGCCTCTTCACCGGCGCGATGCTGCTGGTCGTCACGTCGCACGATCTGATCGTCCTGCTGGTCGGCTGGGAGGTGATGGGCGCCTGCTCCTACCTGCTGATCGGCCACGACCGGCGGCTGCCGGAAGCGCCCGCCGCCGCGGGGAAGGCGTTCCTGGTCACCCGGGTCGGTGACGTCGGGTTCCTGCTCGGCATCGCCGTGCTGATCACGCAGGCCGGCAGCACCCGGCTCGACCAGGTGACCACCTATCCGTACGACGCCGGCACGCTGACCGCCGCGCTGCTGCTGATCCTGGCCGGGGTGGCCGGCAAGAGCGCCCAGTTCCCGCTGCACACGTGGCTGCCGGACGCGATGGCCGGCCCGACCCCGATCTCCGCGCTGATCCACGCCGCGACGATGGTCGCGGCCGGCGTCTACGTGGTGTTCCGGCTCTACCCGCTCTACGAGCAGTCACCGGCCGCACTCGCCGTCCTCGGCCTGATGGCCGCGATCACGATCCTGCTCGGCGCGCTCGCCGCCACCGCGCAGGACGACCTGAAACGGGTGCTGGCCTGGTCGACGGTCTCCCAGATCGGCTACATGACCGCCGCGCTCGCGGTCGGCTCGCCCGCCGCCGCGCTGTTCCACCTGCTCACCCACGCCGCCTTCAAGGCGCTGCTCTTCCTCGCGGCCGGCGCGGTGATCCACGCGGTCGGCTCCGGGCTGCTGTCCCGGATGGGTGGTCTGCGCACGTCGATGCCCGTGACGTTCTGGTCGTTCGTGATCGGGCTGGGCGCGCTGGCCGGCGTGCCGCCGCTGGCCGGCTTCTGGTCGAAGGAGACGGTGCTGACCGCGGCCGCGCACGCCACCGAGGGGACCGAGCCGATCCCGGTCTGGGCCGGGTGGGTGGTCTGGCTGGCCGCGCTGCTCGCGGTCGGGATCACCGCCTGGTACGCGACGAGACTCCTGCTCCGGGCGTTCTTCGGGGTGTCCCGGGAGCACGGTCCGGAGGGGCCGGACTGGGAGATCGGCTTCGACGACGCCCGCTACCAGGTCCCGCGCACCCCGCATGACCCGCCGTGGCCGATGCGCGGGCCGCTGCTGGTGTTGCTGGTCCCGTCCGCGCTGCTCGGGCTCGCCGCCTACGCCCCCGGTTTCCGCACCTCGCTGGAGCTGGAGGACCCGCACCTCGGCGTCGCTGTCGCGCTGCCGATGCTGCTGCTCGTCGCGGGCGCCGGCGTGGCCTGGTGGATCTGGTGGGCGGTTCCGGGCGCGGACCCGGCGCTCGCCCTCGGCCGGGCCCGCCCGCTGTTCGCCGACGGCTTCCATCTGGACGCCGTCCAGCACCGGTACGTCGTGGTCCCGGTGCGCTACCTCGCCAGGTGGGTGACGACCGGTGACGAGAAGATCGTGGACGCCGCCGTGATGGGGGCGGGCGCCCGAACCCGCGGTCTCGGCGGCCTTTTCGCCGAGGTGCACCGGATCGCCCTGCCGGGCGCCGCGCTGCTGGTCCTGCTGGGCGGCCTGGTCCTCGGCATCGTTGCCTGGCTGGGGGCGCTCGCATGA
- a CDS encoding complex I subunit 4 family protein, producing MTLTTDSWSFLLVAMLAVPAAGAAVVALLPAARDRQARIVATVFAAVTFLLTLAVPVVVPDEFGWFSVDGVPGLVPWLNLDVPWVPALGLEFHLGVDAISYPLVVLTGLLTLLCCAYTIKTGARALAALLLVLEVGVLGTFLALDLILFFIFFEVVLLPMYAVIAGWGGPDRRRAARKFVLYTLAGSVLLLIGVVTVVSQTGTGDLTGTFPLSRNTQWLVFALFAVAFAIKAPLWPLHTWLPDAHTEAPTVGSVILAGVLLKMGTYGLIRVGVGVAPDGAAWAAPVLAVLAVVAILAGSLICLRQRELKRLIAYSSVGHMGFVLLGIATLTVTGIQAALIGNVAHGLITGLLFFLVGTIKDRTGTGTLDQLSGLRERSPRLAGLLGFAAIASLGLPGLAGFWGEAFAVVAAVQRGHPFWVACGVVAAVGGALTAAYFLRLLRRVTHGPATPAVRSSRSAISAGEWVAWAPLVLLTLVVGVAPALILSGTDLPIVSLLGGGRP from the coding sequence ATGACGCTGACCACCGACTCCTGGTCGTTCCTGCTCGTCGCGATGCTCGCCGTCCCGGCCGCCGGCGCCGCCGTGGTCGCGCTGCTCCCGGCCGCCCGCGACCGGCAGGCCCGGATCGTCGCGACCGTCTTCGCGGCCGTCACGTTCCTGCTGACGCTCGCCGTGCCGGTGGTCGTCCCGGACGAGTTCGGCTGGTTCTCCGTCGACGGTGTGCCGGGTCTGGTGCCCTGGCTGAACCTCGACGTGCCCTGGGTGCCGGCCCTCGGGCTGGAGTTCCACCTCGGCGTGGACGCGATCTCGTACCCGCTGGTGGTTCTCACCGGATTGCTGACGCTGCTCTGCTGCGCGTACACGATCAAGACCGGGGCCCGCGCCCTGGCCGCCCTCCTCCTGGTCCTGGAGGTGGGGGTGCTCGGCACGTTCCTGGCCCTGGACCTGATCCTCTTCTTCATCTTCTTCGAAGTGGTCCTGCTCCCGATGTACGCCGTGATCGCCGGCTGGGGCGGGCCGGACCGGCGGCGGGCGGCCCGCAAGTTCGTCCTCTACACGCTGGCCGGCTCGGTGCTGCTGCTGATCGGCGTGGTGACGGTGGTGTCGCAGACCGGCACCGGCGACCTGACCGGTACCTTCCCGCTGAGCCGGAACACGCAGTGGCTGGTCTTCGCCCTGTTCGCGGTGGCGTTCGCGATCAAGGCGCCGCTCTGGCCGCTGCACACCTGGCTGCCCGACGCGCACACCGAGGCGCCCACGGTCGGCTCGGTGATCCTGGCCGGCGTGCTGCTGAAGATGGGCACGTACGGCCTGATCCGGGTCGGCGTCGGCGTGGCGCCGGACGGGGCGGCCTGGGCGGCGCCGGTGCTCGCGGTGCTGGCCGTCGTGGCGATCCTCGCCGGTTCGCTGATCTGCCTGCGGCAGCGCGAACTGAAACGGCTGATCGCCTACTCCAGCGTCGGGCACATGGGTTTCGTGCTGCTCGGCATCGCCACCCTCACGGTCACCGGGATCCAGGCCGCGCTGATCGGCAACGTCGCGCACGGCCTGATCACCGGGCTGCTGTTCTTCCTGGTCGGGACGATCAAGGACCGTACCGGGACCGGCACGCTCGACCAGCTCAGCGGCCTGCGCGAACGCTCGCCCCGGCTGGCCGGCCTGCTCGGCTTCGCCGCGATCGCGTCGCTCGGCCTGCCGGGTCTGGCCGGTTTCTGGGGCGAGGCGTTCGCGGTGGTCGCGGCGGTGCAGCGGGGCCACCCGTTCTGGGTGGCCTGCGGCGTCGTGGCGGCCGTCGGCGGCGCGCTGACGGCCGCGTACTTCCTGCGCCTGCTGCGGCGGGTCACGCACGGTCCGGCAACCCCGGCGGTACGGTCGTCGCGCTCGGCGATCAGCGCGGGGGAGTGGGTCGCGTGGGCGCCGCTGGTGCTGCTCACCCTGGTCGTCGGCGTGGCCCCGGCCCTGATCCTCTCCGGAACCGACCTGCCGATCGTCTCTCTCCTCGGAGGTGGCCGCCCGTGA